The following coding sequences lie in one Rutidosis leptorrhynchoides isolate AG116_Rl617_1_P2 chromosome 4, CSIRO_AGI_Rlap_v1, whole genome shotgun sequence genomic window:
- the LOC139844226 gene encoding kirola-like gives MALSGIQTKQITIKSDGDVFHEIFRYRPHHIADMSPQYIKGVDLHDGHEWGTVGSIITWNFFHEGKPKVAKEIIEAIDEEKKSVCYKVIGGDILEAYKSFLITVHVDTNGEENVVTWTFHYEKLNESVPSPDSLMDFCLSVTKDIETHHLKN, from the exons ATGGCTCTAAGTGGGATCCAAACTAAGCAAATAACCATCAAGTCAGACGGCGATGTGTTTCATGAAATATTCCGATATCGGCCACATCACATAGCCGATATGAGTCCTCAGTACATCAAAGGTGTTGATCTGCACGATGGACACGAATGGGGTACTGTTGGATCAATCATCACCTGGAACTTTTTCCATG AAGGGAAGCCAAAAGTGGCGAAAGAAATAATCGAAGCAATCGACGAGGAGAAAAAGTCGGTGTGCTACAAAGTAATCGGGGGCGATATATTAGAggcttacaagtcgtttttgatcACGGTTCATGTTGACACGAATGGAGAAGAGAACGTGGTTACGTGGACTTTTCACTACGAGAAGCTCAATGAAAGTGTCCCAAGTCCAGATAGTTTGATGGATTTCTGTCTCAGTGTCACTAAAGATATCGAGACCCACCACCTCAAAAACTGA